Genomic DNA from Chitinivibrionia bacterium:
TATATTCAACGGACTTATTCTGATGCTTTCCTATTTGGCTTGCGTAATAGGTTATCCGCCGCATTACGTTTTAGGCGTTAATCTTGCAGTGATATTAATATTATATCAGCCGGTATTTTTGTTCGCGTCAAAAAAACTATACGGGTTTCCGATAAAATCTTTTGCCAAAAGAGCACTTGTTCCTATCTTGAGGGTTTCCGTAGTAGCGTTTTTACCTTTTTATTTTACCGACAAACTGTTTGCGGAGTCGACTCTCCGCTCATTTATCACAATAGCGGCAAGCATGTTATGGACTGTTATTCTTGTCGTATTCATAGGATTAACAAAAAATGAGCGAGTTAAAATTTTTGCTTTTTTGAAACGAAAGTTTTTAATTTTGTTTTAGCTATACGGCAAATAGTATTTTATGGGAAGTTATTTGGAATTTAAGGAGAAATTATATGTCTGCCGTAAGAAGAATTTTAGGGGGCTTTAAGATAAAAATATTCAAGATGCTCAATTGGGTATTTAAATTGTTCACGCCGTACGGGATTTACTGCCTTTATGCAAAAAAAATAACGTTGGAACGCTTAGTGATTGCAAACCAAGAACATAAAAACGGAAACGAGTTAAATTTCAAAGAAAATTTTGCCAATATATACGAGGAAAACTTTTGGGGTTCAAACGAGTCACGTTCGGGTCCCGGCTCAGAATTGGTTGCAACTAAAAATATACGTAAAAAACTCCCACTATTATGGAAAAAATATGGAATAAAATCTTTTTTAGATGTTCCATGCGGCGATTTTAATTGGATGAAAACCATAAACAAAGACGGAATAACTTACATCGGCGGCGACATCGTCGAAAAAATAGTTGAAAACAACAACGAATTATATGGCAATGAAAGCATTTCGTTTAAAGTTTTAGACATAACAGAAGACGATTTGCCCAAAGTAGATATGATACTTTGCCGAGATTGCTTGTGCCATTTGTCGAATGAGAACGTGCTTAAAGCACTACGTAATTTCAAAAAAAGCGGCGCAAAATATTTATTGGCGACATCTTATCCACTAACTTCCCAAAACTGGGACATTAATAACGGTGATTTCAGACCGATTAACCTCCTAATAGAGCCGTTTAATTTACCCCACCCAATAAGTAAAATACATAATGGATTTATTGGCATTCCATCGAATTACGAAACAGATAAAACCGAATATTTGTTTGATTTGAAAGATATAGGCGGAATTCTTTGAAATGTCAATACCCAAAATAATTCATTACTGTTGGTTTGGTGGCAATCCGTTGCCTAATTACGCCGTAAAATACATTGAAACTTGGAAAAAATATTTTCCCGACTATAAAATAATAGAGTGGAATGAAAACAATTACGACGTTCATAAGATACCCTATACCTCAGAGGCATATAATGCCAAAAAATACGCATTTGTAAGCGATTATGCGAGATTTGATGTATTATACGAATTCGGCGGAATTTATTTTGATGTAGATGTAGAAGTGATTAAACCGTTTGGTGAAATATTAAATGATACTGGATTTATGGGAACAGAATCACGCGGCATCATTGCTGCAGGGCTTGGGATGGGATGCAATGCAGGACTTGAAGTTGTGAATGAAATTTTAGAACACTACAGAAATGACCATTTTTTATCCGATAGCGGAATAAATCTTAAAACCGTTGTTCTTCGCATTACTGAGATATTGACCGAAAAAGGGTTTGATACAAAGAAAAAAGGCTTACAAAAAATCGCAGGTTTTACAATTTATCCACCTCAATATTTTGCCCCACAAAATCCGCAAACATTAGTCACCAAAATAGTTCCAAAAACAGTGTCTATGCATCATTATTGGCTTGGAGATGAAAAAAATTCAGTTTCGTGGATAACAGATGCACACAAAAGGGAGTTGCTTTTTCGGAATAAATTTTTTGGTTTTTGGGGTGATAATGTTTTTTCATCATTACTTTTTAGGGTAATTATAAAATTCCGACTTAAAGAGTTTGTCGCAAAAATACTAATTGACTGCGATAAAAAAGACGTGGAAATACGATGAAAAAGATTTTGTCTATTTACGGCACGCGCCCTGAAAAAAGCAATTTAAATGGCAAACGCGATAAGCCATACGGAGACAGAACTACAAACGAGCAAATTGTGAAGATAACAAAAAATATCGAAGTCAATATTAGGTGGTTTTCCAAATCTCAAAATGTTTCTGCAAAATTGGTTCGGGAAAATATTTTTCAACGTATTGCCGAACATTAAGTTTTTCTTTTTCAGACAATATAAGATTTATTCCGTGCGCTAAATCGTCGCAGTCTTTGTATTTTGCCAAATACCCTGTTTTCCCATTTACTATATTGGGTATTCCGCCAACATCAAAAGCAACTACGGGAGCATTGCACGCCAAACTTTCAATTATTGTTTGCGGAAAATTTTCAGCCAATGACGAAACCACAAACACATCCATAGCATTATACGCCATTGCCGCAGAATATTCGTCTTGCAGAAAACCCAGAAAATGCGTTTTGAACGGCAAAGAATCAGCTATCTCCTTTTGGTAATTACATCCAAAAATTAAAATCTCAATATCTTGAGGCGAATTGCTTTTTTTTGCTAAAATGTTAAGCGCGTTTTTCATATATTCCCAGCCCTTATAGGGATTTGTGGTCGCACTTGCCGCCCCAAAACCAATGATTTTTTTTGCACTGTCAATCGAAAATAATGAACGGGCAACTGTTTTATCAATTATCTTGAAATTTCGAGGATTTACCATATTGGGAATATGGTGAACTGCTTTATTTTTGACGATAGCGGATTTTTTTGCGACGCCCAGCATCCAAGAACTTGGAGCGATAAATGCCAAATTATTCACCCTGCCGATAATTTTGTACTTTTGCCTATACTCATTTTGGGCACAGTCAAAAAGCGAAAAACCGCCCCAATACGGACAATTTCGGCATTCACTTGTATATTTTTCGCATTCAAACGGATGTGCGCACCCTCCTGTGAAAGAAAAGCAATCGTGTAAAAACCAATAAGTTTTTTTATTTAAAGCCAATATTTTTCTCAGAGATTTATAATTTATGCATTCATCCAAAACACCGTGAAAATAAATCACATCACATTTTTTCAAATCATCGTGTTTTAGTATATCATCGTATCCGCAACAAAAATAGAAACAACCTCTTTGATTATTAAGTTTTCCTGAAACAAGATATATTGCACGTTCAAATATTCTTTTTATGATTGCCCTGAAATATTTAACAAATCGGTTTTTTGTGATTTGTATAATATCGTTTCTATCTGCGATTAATTTATCATAAACCAAATATTTTGAATCAATTCCGGCACTTAACATTGCCGAATGCAAGCGTAATCCCGCCAAAGAACTACCACCACAATTATCTGATATACTGATGTGGATTACTTGGCAGTTATCTTTCGCCAAACACATAATTCTCCTTTCTTTTACTTTCAAACATTGAAACAAAAATAGCCAATATTGTTATATAATACATCCAATAATGATTCCCTCCATTTACCCAAAAAGATTCCTGCGTGAAACCTGAAACTAAAAGCCCTATCGTTACACAAGCAAAAACAAGTGCCGTAAAGTTTTTCTTTTTCAAAAAATAGAAAATTATAATTACAAAATGGGCTAAAAAAAGAATTGTGCCAATAATTCCGATTTCTATCAACGTGTGTAAAAAGTTATTGTGTGCCGCCGTTGCTTGCCTTCTGCCGTCAAGTTGCATA
This window encodes:
- a CDS encoding glycosyl transferase; this encodes MSIPKIIHYCWFGGNPLPNYAVKYIETWKKYFPDYKIIEWNENNYDVHKIPYTSEAYNAKKYAFVSDYARFDVLYEFGGIYFDVDVEVIKPFGEILNDTGFMGTESRGIIAAGLGMGCNAGLEVVNEILEHYRNDHFLSDSGINLKTVVLRITEILTEKGFDTKKKGLQKIAGFTIYPPQYFAPQNPQTLVTKIVPKTVSMHHYWLGDEKNSVSWITDAHKRELLFRNKFFGFWGDNVFSSLLFRVIIKFRLKEFVAKILIDCDKKDVEIR
- a CDS encoding glycosyltransferase — encoded protein: MAKDNCQVIHISISDNCGGSSLAGLRLHSAMLSAGIDSKYLVYDKLIADRNDIIQITKNRFVKYFRAIIKRIFERAIYLVSGKLNNQRGCFYFCCGYDDILKHDDLKKCDVIYFHGVLDECINYKSLRKILALNKKTYWFLHDCFSFTGGCAHPFECEKYTSECRNCPYWGGFSLFDCAQNEYRQKYKIIGRVNNLAFIAPSSWMLGVAKKSAIVKNKAVHHIPNMVNPRNFKIIDKTVARSLFSIDSAKKIIGFGAASATTNPYKGWEYMKNALNILAKKSNSPQDIEILIFGCNYQKEIADSLPFKTHFLGFLQDEYSAAMAYNAMDVFVVSSLAENFPQTIIESLACNAPVVAFDVGGIPNIVNGKTGYLAKYKDCDDLAHGINLILSEKEKLNVRQYVEKYFPEPILQKHFEIWKTT